GGTTGCCCGCCGCCGCGGACTGACGCCGGGGTGGCGGGTCGCTTACTGCTGGTAGTTCTCGACCAGATTCGCGGAGCGCTCGTGCGCCTCGTTCGGGTCGCGGCCGGCGCCGCGCAGCGCCCGGCGCTGGTCCAGCAGGTCCCACGCCTGGTCGAGCTGCACCTTGAGCTGGTGCAATCGCTCACGCTCGGCCGCGTTCAGGCC
This genomic window from Dehalococcoidia bacterium contains:
- a CDS encoding DUF2630 family protein, translating into MNDRRILDHINELVDEEHALYRRAEEDGGLNAAERERLHQLKVQLDQAWDLLDQRRALRGAGRDPNEAHERSANLVENYQQ